A region of the Micropterus dolomieu isolate WLL.071019.BEF.003 ecotype Adirondacks linkage group LG10, ASM2129224v1, whole genome shotgun sequence genome:
AACATCACATGCACCACAGATCCCTGCGCAGACTGTGCGCACGAGTGCCAACAGGTGGGCGACAACTACGTGTGCACGTGCAGGGAAGGCTTCGAGCTGGCGCAGGACATGAAGCTGTGCGTGGACGTGGATGAGTGTAAAAAGGACCCATGCACGGGTGAGGGTGAAGAGTGTGTCAACACCCAGGGGGGGTTCGAGTGCCGGTGTAAAGATGGCTTTGAAGaggaggatggagtgtgtgaggaTGTTGCAATCTGTGAGAAGTGTGAGCACATGAGGTGTCAGAAATTCAATGGGGtacataagtgtgtgtgcaaGGAGGGGTTCAGGGTGTCACCATTAGACCCCACCAAGTGTGAGCAGCACTGCACTGAGAGAGACTGTCCAGCCAATTGCATCGAAAATCAGTGTTTCTGCCCCGATGGCTACATTCAAGACTCTGACGATGGCATCCCCATTTGCACTGACATAAATGAATGTGACAATGAGTGGGAGTGTGATCACAAGTGTGAAAATTTATTCGGTGGTTACAGATGTTTGTGCAATGAGGGGTTCAAGCTGCACAATGAGCACAGGTGTTTACGCAcaagtgaggaggaggaagtggatgGATCAGGCTCACCTTCTCCATTCCCTACACCAGCCGGCGCTCACCCAGCCGCAGTGCCCTCTTACATCAAGACCGGCAGCGTCCTTGGGATCACCGTGTTCATGGTGCTGTGTGCGGCGCTGCTGTTTTACTTGATCCAGAGCACAGCCAAACGTTGCGGCAAATTTCAGCTTTCCTCCTTCAAACACCCGAATATCGACATTTTCTACCTGCAGCAGGTGACCACAGAGACCTACAAGAGGTTATCCTTTGACAAACAGTTAAAAAACGACTTTCAAATACCTTCATCACACCTATGAGGAAATGTGCTGCTTTTCAACCTTCTCATGTCACCgcttgttttctttcctcagAGATGTCAAATGTTCAGAATGGGACCTTTTCACAGCTATGCAGTCTTATAATGGGAAaccatttatttatctttaaaagCTGCAACCAGTCATATACTGTGCAGTCATAGTATCAATCATAGCAGTGAATGCATACAATGGAGATATGGGATGTTTTCTGAAATACAGTAGATTTCTATATGAAATTGTTATTCAAAATCACACCCTCAAATTCATTTTAATAGTTAAATAGCCAATTTGGGAGTTTATCTAGCCTTACAAGTAAGATGCTGTTAAACGGAAAGTGTAATGGTAATGGTTTTACTCACTTTGTTGCTGTCTAACTACAATGTATTCCCACCTTACTCTACTGTgagggggtttttttgtttgttttttacgtAAAAGGGAAAACACATTGTACCTTGGACTTTGcgtgacattttcattttgcacATCGCAAATTAATGTAACATTCCACATATTGATTGTAATATCTGGGGGGGGGGTTTATAACTACTTTAGTTAAATCATTATGGTTTTTATCTTTTggtaaaataacactttaaaatgaTGCAAAAAAAGTTCTCTTTAGTCAATGTAGGCTACATTATTTTTTCCTAGTGCTTTTCTGTGTTACACTGGCACAATGACTCGTCACTAATGTTTACTAATGAAATATATTACATGGCTTATGATATTTGAGATAGATACACAGTATCTAGTTCTGAAGCCGAACATTTGAGATATATTGATTGCTATGAGAACTGATTCTGATGCATTTTAACTCATGGCAGCGTGTATTCAGGCTTTATGGACCATTTTCACATGCATAGATCTGATGCGTGTCATTCCTAAATGACAAATCTACATTCTGCAATGTCCAATGTGTAGTTTATGTGTAAACCTAAAGATTAGTGGCATTTCTGGGTACACACTGGAGAAAAAGTCCACATTCTGTTCCATCTGAACACTGAATCATGATGTACAGGGCAACGTTTCATTCTAAGACATTATTCTATATACACTGCAAATACTGCCAAACAAAACAGCTACAGGTCATGTTGCTCATGTGCATCAGAACATTTGTAATCTAACGGAATTACATGTTACCATATTCACTGACCATCCTGACGTGCTGTACATGGCTACCACTGACACGAGGTTGAATGTTCTTAACTTTATTGTATAACTGACTGCTCTCGGAGCCACAGAAGCTGCTGTCCCTTTTGAGAGATCAACTAAACATGAATGTAAAAACTGTGCTGCTATGGTCTACATAtaggaaaacacattttcacctcATGATATGCTCAGCCACCACATGTCTGTATAACAGGCTTATTGTAAGCTTTCACTTGTTGCAGTAGCCTATTTGattttttgttagttaataTCTCACTAAggaatgataaataaaaaaactaaaagctgGAGATATGGGTTGCAttgcagtgttttcttttttgacatgaaacaataataaaaataatacattttctacTATTTTATTGTAAGTTAGTTTTAATCTTTAGGTGCTTCGATGCATCTAATGAAAGAAATCAATGTAAATCTTCGTTAAAATGACTttcctgttcctcttcctccGCTGGCTGCTGTTAACTTTGCACTCAAACTGCATAGCTTGTGTGAGACCACTATATTCATACTATTATAGACACTCTGTTCAGAGCAATTTGTAGTAAGGGCAACACTTGAAGCATGATCAACATTATAGAGGCAGTGAGGACTTGGATGGAAAGTGTGTGTATATCTTACCAACTACCATATCAAATCATTGAACTGGCTGCATTCCATATACTagcacacacactacacaataAGGGAGTCAATGTAACACAAAATATTAATCTTTACAATTAGATACATTTACTTCATCTATATTGTCGCACCTTCTTCCATATTCCTGCCTTTCTTTGAGATATATTGTTGgtcatgtgaaaatgtgttgggAAAGTTAGATTATGTCACCTGTCACAATTGTAATCTCGTTTATGAAGGAAAGCTGTATTTAAAGTCTGACCACGAGACTAAACGAGCTGTTTAGACTGACATTTTGTATAGAGTGGAGCTGGGAGGGGCTACTGCAAATAGGGGGCGTTGGGCAAAGTCCCCCGCCCTTGCGTGCGCTCGGCTTCGTACGTGCGTAAAAGCCGAGCGTAATGTGGGGATGTGACTCGCCGTGCCCAGGAGAAAGTTTGTGAAGGGACTGTGAGCGGGCTGCCGGCTGAGTAAGAGCGGAACACTAACATGGATCTGGGGGGTTATAAATGCGAGCAAAATATTTTCTCAAACAAACAAGTCTACAGGCTGCTGGAACGCACAAGACCTTGAACGGACACAACTGAGGTTCAAACATGAAGGACGTTACGGGACTGTTAGTCGTTGTGTTGACTTCCCTGATGGGACAAGCCGGCGGGATAGAGCCGAATAGCGGGTACTGCATCGGGAACCAGTGTTTTGCTGTGTTCCAAGATCCTAGCGATTTCACGACGGCGCAGGATCAATGCATGGATCAAGATGGCCACTTGATGACAGTGCGCTCGTCTGTGTCAAATGATATTCTTTTAATCTTGTTGGGGAACTTTACGGGGCGGTTCTGGATCGGCTTACATCTAACGACCGGCTGTCCAGACGCTGCTGCTAAGctgagaggcttccagtggGTGACCAAAGACAGCGAAAGTGACTTTAACAACTGGACGCCAAGTTTTGACAGCAGCTGTTCTTCCCATCGCTGCGTCTCAGTTTCTCGAGAGGACGAGTTTAAATGGATCCAGGAACCGTGCGTTGGAGATGCTGCCGGGTTCCTCTGTGAGTACAGCTTCGGTGAGTCGTGCAAAAGTCTTGCGGTTGCAGACGGCGAGTCTGTCACCTACAGGACCCCCATGGGGTTTGGAGGCGAGGGTGTGCTGTCTTTGCCCCCTGGTAGCACCGCTATCCGGATGCCAGCTAGGATTAAATACGTCTGCAGCTCCGAACAGTGGCTGCAGGCGCCTTGGAGCTGCGAGATAAACAACGGTGGATGCGAGTACAAATGCGCAGCAGGCCCCAAACATGTGTTCTCCTGCAGCTGCCCACCGGGGCAAGCCGTCAACCCTACAAATAAAGTCACCTGCGAAGTGGCCACAGAGGACCCGTGCCTGCCCCTGCGGTGCGCGCACGACTGCCTCAAGAGCGGAGACTCGTACGCGTGCGTGTGTGACCACGGTTTTATGCTGGCGCAGGACGGCAGATCGTGCGTGGACTTCGACGACTGTATGGACAAGCGGCAGTGTCCCGGGGAGAACTTCCAGTGCGTCAACACCGTCGGCGGGTTTCACTGCGCTTGTAAGGAAGGATACAAGTTGACCGGCGGCCTGTGCATCGATATGGACCAGTGCATGTCCGCTCCATGTGAGCACATCTGTGTCGACACTCCGGGTAGCTACGAGTGCGCTTGTCATGAAGGATATAAAGCGGACCCGAAGTCGCCGAATAAGTGTAAACTCCACTGTGATGAGGACGAATGCGCCGCCGAGTGCGACCCGAATGACAGCACGCAGTGCTTCTGCCCCGACGGCTATTTATTAGACGAAAGGGATGACGGTTCATTTTGCATTGACATCGATGAGTGCTCCGGGAATTATTGTGATCAAGGCTGCAAAAACACATTCGGTAGCTATGTGTGCACATGCCTTCCAGGATATACACTAGTTGATCAATACAAGTGCGTGAAAAACGGTGATCATACGGACACAAATGAGCTGGAGGGCACCGAGGTGACCACGACCCCCAACATCCCCACAACACCACCTGTGCCGTACCCAGGTCCAACAAGGCAACCCTCAGCGGTGACAGTGGGGGGTCTTGTGGGGATTATAGTGTGCACCGTCTTTGTTATTGTGTTGGTGGTTTTTCTGGTTCATCGCATCGCAAACGGCGGAGGGAAGACGGAGAGCGCCGGAGAACTGAAAGCTCCGGAGGGCGAAGCTCACGGTTTACATCAAGTGACGAGTGACgcttgaaagaaaaaaactaatagCCTCGTAGAGACAGCTTAAAGTACGATATGTGAATGTACAGGTCAAGCTCAcagcaaaaaagaaacaaggacAGAAATGTGGCAATGCCTTAGCAGTAAAAGGTCACTGTAAACTCACAAGACAACAgaaatattatacaaatattataataaGATTTCTTGGAGGAAGGATATTCACTGCCTTGGaagattgtttttttctacCATAGGCCAACATCCCACATACAACAAATgcaatgtaataaaaatgacacagacctttgtttttcagtttgtactgcagcattattaaattatacaaatgtAAACGAAGTCtatgtgttttttcttcctgATAGCTCTCTGGGTGATTCTAGGCTCTGACACAGGCTGACTGCCCCACCACGTGGAAAATAAGTGAATGACAGGTCATCCATGCAGGGACCCTGCTGCAAGATGTGCTTCATAACTTCctatttttggaaaaaacactgTTACAGGCACTCAGTTGCCTTCTATAATGACCCCTGTTAAATAATGTTCTCGACACGCAACAGTTTAAGTGGACATATGTTGATGTTTTGGAGAGTAACATCTAACTTCAGAACAACAGAATAGATCAAGGAATAtagtaaattatgtttttttaaattgtaaaatcCATGTCATTTCATGCCACTTTGTACttctactttttacttcactacattcatctgacagcttcagtgactagttactttacagactgagatttttacacacaaatctTATGAAGAGTTTAATAAATATGATGTTTTCTTATAAATGAAACTCCTCAaaagtttatacaagtacagctagtACATTTGTTGACTGACAGAAATTTAACTGGTAACTGTTTTGGTTTATGGTTCCAGCTTAAGATTCGctgctttttcttttgattattttaacgtaattttaatgattttgaggtttggactgacaaaacaagcattgtgaaggtgtcactaaTTGTGACATTTCtaactattttcagaatttttacaatcgattaatggagaaaattctcagcagattaatccacaGAGAAGAAAGTCATTAAATGCAGTGTGACAGCCACAGTCACAGggtttttctgcattgagtacttttacatttaatactttaagtacatgttCCTGATTAAACTTTATAAGacttaaaatacttttactcaagtaacattttcaatacagtacttttacttgtaggcCTTTTTAGCAGAGAATTGTTGCAGTGAGGTAttagtagcctacttttactggTTCCTCTTCTATTTCGATTTTAAAGACATTTGTGATGTCTTTAAAATCTTGCTCAGCCAGTTCAGGGTCCAAGTCACTTAAAGGGGCACCCCGACATTGTTCCCTCTCTGGTTGTATTGAGGGTCGATATCTGTGAGACTAGCTCATgttacacacacagttattatttttaagGCCCTCCTTCCACCTCCTGCTCCCACAGAGTCTAATTATGTTTCTTCTCATGTCCTCAATACCAACTCTGATGACAGCTTTCACAATGCCTTCACCACTACATCTATACAGCAAAACCCCAATACGTCAACAGAGGATTTACTAAATGACTTTAATAATACTTGTAAAGAGGTTCAGTTTTCCGTTCACATCATAGCACTGAAACTGCCCTCATCAAAGTGTGAACAACTTTTAACTAACAGCTGTTGCTGCTGATTGCTTGATTTGAATTCTTCTGGTTTTGAGCTCTGACTTCGACACTGTTGATCActcagagcgccacaggaagtcaatcctgcctgtggccatcaaactatTTAACTTCTCCCTCAGTCACTGTCTCTTAGTAACAGACCTTGTAGGGCAATAACTGAcataatgtgcaatattctcttaTTAATTCTCAATGTGCAATATTCTTTTCTTCAGTACTCTGgttacataaaacaaatattaagtTAGTAGAACTCATaggatttatttaaatatgctgagttgaaattactaaaaaagaaaattttaaacTTGAGCCATtgtattcttttttcttttgcttttttttcttgagtGTAGTAgggagagcggggtgatttgagcctgtggggaagttgagccaccccttgtttctTGGCAACCAAAGAGAAAACTGGTCATTTCATGTGgccacacatttttgaagaatCCTTCATTTTACTCACActgtgagggagagaggcagTTCAAAGTGATTATTTTTATGATTCATGATTCAAGCAATGGGCGCTAGAATCTCACAaggaagttacaatatgagACTACAGCATGACGTTAGTTCtaaactgctggatgacacaTGTTTGTTCAAATGGCAGTGATGGGGTAGTTTGTGCTCCTCTTGTGGATTTGGACTGAGCAGTGAGAGAGGTACAGGTCCATATGTCAGGTGGCAAGAGACATGACGATCAACAGGAAGACTTTAAAGCCATacattgatatgaaacaactaCGAGACATATCAAAAACCTAGCTGCAAGGTTTCACGATCCAAGTGCAACAAAGTCCGAGCTGGTATTTGAGTTGGCATGACGAAATGACACTGATGTCCCTGACCCCCCTTGCGGCTGGCCTTATCCTCCCCCTGAAAATAAGAGACCACTTTCTTACTTTGGAAGGTCAGATTTTGAAAACTTGTTAGTGGTTATTCACAGGGATGCACCGCATCCTGATTTATATGCACATGTTTTAGTTCAAGACATTACAGTCctgtcctcactttaaagacGCCTCACagtaaaaactggctcaactaaccccgctctcccctactagCTATCAGTGGTGAAGAGTTACAAAGTTAAAAGCTGGTAGATGACGCCAAAGATGGTGCAGCCCATAATATGAGGGCCAACTGCAACAGCAAGTGGAGGGATACAATGAGGAAAGTTGGTTTGGAAAGAGGAAGAATATAGCTGCTCATTTGGGACATTGCGACATTTCCTCTGTGTTGTCAGGCAGGCAGAAAATCAATGGCTTACACGTTTACTGGTCTCAGAGCTGATATTTATTAGCAACAGAAGTCAAACGGAGCGTGGTGGTCAGCAGGGAGGAGGTACCGACTGTGTTCACAGAAGAAACATTGTCCATGTTATTTCCCAGTTTGCACAACACCTCCACAGGTAAGACTTTGACTGCAA
Encoded here:
- the LOC123978120 gene encoding thrombomodulin-like; this encodes MIPRTNALLICVVFLCGLEETVLSGRGHCTGNQCFALFQKPDDFLGAQEICKTFDGQLFVFNLEHLRKILRSSPNGLSGSYWLELHSAGRTTEEAVAGLQNCSYISGQNSTVLWKPCRENLDGFLCQYTFEENCSILQAGGGAQMKYTAHMGFEVNDSETFPLGTIAEKAGGKYPDSRYLCYSNGWLRAPWNCEVLRGGCEYNCNSTTHTCTCPAGQTLHPNNITCTTDPCADCAHECQQVGDNYVCTCREGFELAQDMKLCVDVDECKKDPCTGEGEECVNTQGGFECRCKDGFEEEDGVCEDVAICEKCEHMRCQKFNGVHKCVCKEGFRVSPLDPTKCEQHCTERDCPANCIENQCFCPDGYIQDSDDGIPICTDINECDNEWECDHKCENLFGGYRCLCNEGFKLHNEHRCLRTSEEEEVDGSGSPSPFPTPAGAHPAAVPSYIKTGSVLGITVFMVLCAALLFYLIQSTAKRCGKFQLSSFKHPNIDIFYLQQVTTETYKRLSFDKQLKNDFQIPSSHL
- the thbd gene encoding thrombomodulin, which produces MKDVTGLLVVVLTSLMGQAGGIEPNSGYCIGNQCFAVFQDPSDFTTAQDQCMDQDGHLMTVRSSVSNDILLILLGNFTGRFWIGLHLTTGCPDAAAKLRGFQWVTKDSESDFNNWTPSFDSSCSSHRCVSVSREDEFKWIQEPCVGDAAGFLCEYSFGESCKSLAVADGESVTYRTPMGFGGEGVLSLPPGSTAIRMPARIKYVCSSEQWLQAPWSCEINNGGCEYKCAAGPKHVFSCSCPPGQAVNPTNKVTCEVATEDPCLPLRCAHDCLKSGDSYACVCDHGFMLAQDGRSCVDFDDCMDKRQCPGENFQCVNTVGGFHCACKEGYKLTGGLCIDMDQCMSAPCEHICVDTPGSYECACHEGYKADPKSPNKCKLHCDEDECAAECDPNDSTQCFCPDGYLLDERDDGSFCIDIDECSGNYCDQGCKNTFGSYVCTCLPGYTLVDQYKCVKNGDHTDTNELEGTEVTTTPNIPTTPPVPYPGPTRQPSAVTVGGLVGIIVCTVFVIVLVVFLVHRIANGGGKTESAGELKAPEGEAHGLHQVTSDA